A single window of Drosophila suzukii chromosome 3, CBGP_Dsuzu_IsoJpt1.0, whole genome shotgun sequence DNA harbors:
- the LOC108005587 gene encoding uncharacterized protein, with the protein MESGEEQLQLELDRISEASRRVSNFDDLMEITNNSERLIASVNSSLDALNSALDHLEERTENVLVEIRRLISSEMQPQSPHDGCGDPDAGV; encoded by the coding sequence ATGGAAAGCGGCGAGGAGCAGCTGCAGCTCGAGCTGGACAGGATCTCGGAGGCGAGTCGCCGGGTCAGCAACTTCGATGACCTCATGGAGATAACCAATAACTCGGAGCGTCTGATTGCGAGTGTCAACTCAAGCCTGGACGCCCTCAACTCCGCCCTGGATCACCTGGAGGAGCGGACGGAGAACGTTCTCGTGGAGATTCGACGGCTAATCAGCTCGGAAATGCAGCCGCAGAGTCCACACGACGGGTGCGGAGATCCGGATGCCGGGGTGTAG